In a single window of the Natronosalvus caseinilyticus genome:
- the ilvA gene encoding threonine ammonia-lyase, protein MLELADVLEARERVRETSRHTPLTYSHTYSDMTGAAVHLKLENFQRTGAFKIRGATNRIQTLSPDEQAAGVVTASAGNHAQGVALAATRAGVDSKIVMPEQAPIAKVKATRSYGAEVVLAGADYDAAAERAHEIEREEGRTYVHAFDDEYVMAGQGTIGLEILEDCPDVETVVVPIGGGGLIAGIATAVKAKRPDVRVVGVQSTGASSVAASLEKGSVVTIDGVDTIADGIATRSIGEKTFSVIRERVDEVVTVTDEQIAMAVAHLLERSKTVVEGAGAVPLAAILFEAFDYDDGEVIVPLLSGGNIDLNMLTTVIVRGLIETGRYLKIQTVLKDQPGALEELLAIISGHRANIYAIQHDRTSRDIKMSDTEVEIDLETRGHDHVEELLEAIEDHGYAVEVLV, encoded by the coding sequence ATGCTCGAGCTTGCCGACGTCCTCGAGGCCCGCGAACGGGTTCGAGAGACCTCGCGTCACACCCCGCTGACGTACTCACACACCTACTCCGACATGACCGGCGCGGCGGTCCACCTGAAACTCGAGAACTTCCAGCGGACCGGCGCGTTCAAGATCCGTGGGGCGACCAACCGCATTCAGACGCTCTCGCCCGACGAGCAGGCCGCCGGCGTCGTCACGGCCAGCGCGGGCAACCACGCCCAGGGCGTCGCGCTCGCGGCCACGCGGGCGGGCGTCGACTCGAAGATCGTCATGCCCGAGCAGGCTCCGATCGCGAAGGTCAAGGCGACCCGGAGTTACGGCGCCGAGGTCGTCCTCGCGGGGGCCGACTACGACGCGGCCGCCGAGCGCGCCCACGAAATCGAGCGCGAGGAGGGCCGAACCTACGTCCACGCCTTCGACGACGAGTACGTGATGGCCGGCCAGGGGACGATCGGCCTCGAGATCCTCGAGGACTGCCCCGACGTCGAGACCGTGGTCGTCCCTATCGGCGGCGGCGGCCTCATTGCCGGCATCGCGACGGCCGTCAAGGCGAAGCGACCCGACGTCCGCGTCGTCGGCGTCCAGTCGACGGGCGCCTCGAGCGTCGCGGCGTCCCTCGAGAAGGGATCGGTCGTCACCATCGACGGGGTCGACACCATCGCCGACGGGATCGCGACCCGGAGCATCGGCGAGAAGACGTTCTCGGTCATCCGCGAGCGCGTCGACGAGGTCGTCACCGTCACCGACGAACAGATCGCGATGGCCGTCGCCCACCTCCTCGAGCGTTCGAAGACCGTCGTCGAGGGTGCGGGCGCCGTCCCGCTCGCGGCGATCCTCTTCGAGGCGTTCGACTACGACGACGGCGAGGTGATCGTTCCGCTCCTCTCGGGAGGGAACATCGACCTCAACATGCTCACCACGGTGATCGTTCGCGGGTTGATCGAAACCGGCCGCTACCTGAAGATCCAGACCGTCCTCAAGGACCAGCCGGGAGCGCTCGAGGAACTCCTGGCGATCATCTCGGGCCATCGAGCGAACATCTACGCGATCCAGCACGATCGAACGTCGAGGGACATCAAGATGAGCGACACCGAAGTCGAGATCGACCTCGAGACGCGGGGCCACGACCACGTCGAGGAGTTGCTCGAGGCCATCGAGGATCACGGGTACGCGGTCGAAGTGCTGGTGTAG
- a CDS encoding electron transfer flavoprotein subunit alpha/FixB family protein — MSADVLAVAEHRQGELRDVSREVVTAGTELAGETGGDLHVAVVGGDVETFADALTLEGVDTVHTVAYGEEFNHDVYTQAVTQLADALEPAYLVMPNSVNGLDYAPAVATRLEIPLVTDAVGLATEGDTLVGTREMYGGKVETTTEVDAEQAAVTIRGAEWEPTEAAGDATVEAFEADIDEDAIGSTVTGFEEVAGGDVDISEADLLVSIGRGIEEEENLDLIRELVEALDATLSSSRPIVDAGWLPANRQVGQSGKVVTPDVYIAIGISGAVQHVAGMKGSETIVAINTDPNAPIMDIADYAIHDDLFDVVPALIEQFS, encoded by the coding sequence ATGAGCGCCGACGTGCTGGCCGTCGCCGAGCACCGCCAGGGCGAGCTCCGGGACGTCAGCCGCGAGGTCGTCACCGCGGGGACCGAACTCGCCGGCGAAACCGGCGGCGACCTCCACGTGGCCGTCGTCGGCGGCGACGTCGAGACCTTCGCCGACGCGCTGACCCTCGAGGGCGTCGACACCGTCCACACCGTCGCCTACGGCGAGGAATTCAACCACGACGTCTACACCCAGGCGGTCACCCAGCTGGCGGACGCACTCGAGCCCGCGTACCTGGTGATGCCCAACAGCGTCAACGGGCTGGATTACGCGCCCGCGGTCGCCACCCGCCTCGAGATTCCGCTGGTGACAGACGCCGTTGGCCTCGCGACCGAGGGCGACACCCTCGTTGGCACGCGCGAGATGTACGGCGGGAAGGTCGAGACGACCACCGAGGTCGACGCCGAGCAGGCCGCGGTCACCATCCGCGGGGCCGAGTGGGAACCCACCGAGGCCGCGGGCGACGCCACCGTCGAGGCCTTTGAGGCCGACATCGACGAGGACGCTATCGGCTCCACGGTCACGGGCTTCGAGGAGGTCGCCGGCGGCGACGTCGACATCAGCGAGGCGGACCTGCTGGTCTCCATCGGACGCGGCATCGAGGAAGAGGAGAACCTGGACCTGATCCGCGAGCTGGTCGAGGCGCTGGATGCGACGCTCTCGTCGTCGCGACCGATCGTCGACGCGGGCTGGCTCCCGGCCAACCGTCAGGTCGGCCAGTCCGGCAAGGTCGTCACGCCCGACGTCTACATCGCCATCGGTATCTCCGGCGCCGTCCAGCACGTCGCCGGGATGAAAGGCTCCGAGACGATCGTCGCGATCAACACGGACCCGAACGCACCGATCATGGACATCGCGGATTACGCGATCCACGACGACCTCTTCGACGTGGTGCCGGCGCTGATCGAGCAGTTCTCCTGA
- a CDS encoding methyl-accepting chemotaxis protein, with translation MSRLSRLVPGPIRRRYLLKFVISILAVTLVIGAVGAVSYDEINRTVRDDATDQLASTAELQAEGIGDWVESMRVQTRTTSTDETLRSEDVQEVQGAIVESQARLSVDVRAIHVVNAETGTIETSTSSQYRDVSLESVSEPWTEAEFASELGNEEAVWNTEEAYESEALGDQVMAFASPVAGDGDRVVVLIGTLEYRVNQLDQPGAASTTMIVDGDRSGVLAPGSLAFDGDDLDGEAVEAALGGRMTVANEGDYVRAYVPVADTQWVAVSSVPTDAAYGVATDVGQNVLAMLLVSLLALGLVAVVLGRQTVAPLGRLRDRAADMERGDLEVDLETNRVDEIGQLFVAFDSMRTSLREQIREAERARTDAEQARAESEAMARHLETKADEYRVVMEEAADGDLTRRLDPESQSEAMTDIAHSFNAMLEELEETTDGVKRFAHEVATASEQVTASSEEVRSASEQVTQSIQAISDGADRQHEELQAVSGEMEGLSTTTEEIAASSNEVADIAARTAETGRRGKEAAQAAKDGMDEIEAESEEAVEAIDALEEEMAQIDHLVEFISDIARETNMLALNANIEASRGGTGGDEDGGFAVVAAQVKELAADAKETAEDIEERIESISSQTHETAAQIEGTATRIDEHSESIENAVTALDEIAEYAQRTNDGVQEISAATEEQAASTQEAVAMVSNATEISQATSNESQHVAAAAEEQTSAISEVTTSASSLTDQASQLSAALERFETNGASVGIDGPRAGALQDPDTAHASTASDEPLEFDDASATESTDDSAGDEPVQVGGDGDEDGDEPLEDAEDERETADDSDPDTEGTFTFGDTK, from the coding sequence ATGAGCCGTCTCTCGCGACTCGTTCCGGGCCCGATTCGCCGGCGGTACCTGCTCAAATTCGTCATCTCGATTCTCGCCGTGACGCTCGTGATCGGCGCCGTCGGTGCGGTCAGCTACGACGAAATCAACCGAACGGTTCGCGACGACGCGACCGACCAGCTCGCCTCGACGGCCGAGTTGCAGGCGGAGGGAATCGGCGACTGGGTCGAGTCGATGCGTGTCCAGACGCGAACGACTTCGACCGACGAGACCCTGCGTTCCGAGGACGTGCAGGAAGTGCAGGGGGCGATCGTCGAATCGCAGGCGCGCCTCTCCGTCGACGTCCGGGCGATCCACGTCGTGAACGCCGAGACAGGAACGATCGAGACCAGCACGAGTTCCCAGTACCGGGACGTCTCCCTCGAGTCGGTCTCGGAGCCCTGGACTGAGGCCGAGTTCGCGAGCGAACTCGGCAACGAGGAAGCGGTCTGGAACACCGAGGAGGCCTACGAGTCAGAGGCTCTGGGCGATCAGGTGATGGCCTTCGCCAGCCCAGTCGCTGGCGACGGCGACCGCGTGGTGGTGCTGATCGGCACCCTCGAGTACCGCGTCAACCAGCTCGACCAGCCCGGCGCGGCGTCGACGACGATGATCGTCGACGGCGACCGAAGTGGGGTGTTGGCGCCGGGATCGCTCGCGTTCGACGGCGACGACCTCGACGGGGAAGCCGTCGAAGCGGCCCTTGGCGGACGGATGACGGTCGCGAACGAGGGCGACTACGTCCGCGCGTACGTCCCCGTCGCTGACACTCAGTGGGTCGCCGTCTCAAGCGTGCCCACCGACGCGGCCTACGGCGTGGCGACGGACGTGGGCCAGAACGTCCTCGCGATGCTCCTGGTGAGCCTGCTCGCGCTGGGGCTCGTTGCGGTCGTCCTCGGGCGGCAGACGGTCGCCCCGCTCGGGCGCCTCCGGGATCGAGCGGCGGACATGGAACGCGGGGACCTGGAGGTCGACCTCGAGACGAACCGCGTCGACGAGATCGGACAACTGTTCGTTGCGTTCGACAGCATGCGAACGTCGCTTCGCGAGCAGATCCGCGAGGCTGAGCGGGCGCGAACGGATGCCGAGCAGGCCCGCGCCGAATCCGAGGCGATGGCCCGTCACCTCGAAACGAAAGCCGACGAGTACCGCGTCGTGATGGAGGAGGCCGCCGACGGCGACCTCACTCGACGACTCGACCCAGAGAGCCAGAGCGAGGCGATGACCGACATCGCTCACTCGTTCAATGCAATGCTCGAGGAACTCGAGGAGACGACCGACGGCGTCAAGCGATTCGCCCACGAGGTCGCCACCGCGAGCGAGCAGGTCACGGCCTCGAGCGAGGAGGTGCGCTCCGCGAGCGAGCAGGTCACGCAGTCGATCCAGGCGATTTCGGACGGTGCGGACAGACAGCACGAGGAACTGCAGGCCGTCTCCGGGGAGATGGAGGGCCTCTCGACGACGACCGAGGAGATCGCGGCCTCCTCGAACGAGGTCGCCGACATCGCGGCGCGGACGGCGGAAACCGGACGGCGCGGGAAGGAAGCCGCCCAGGCGGCCAAAGACGGCATGGACGAGATCGAGGCCGAGTCGGAGGAGGCCGTCGAGGCGATCGACGCCCTCGAGGAAGAGATGGCCCAGATCGACCACCTGGTCGAGTTCATCTCCGACATCGCCAGGGAGACGAACATGCTGGCGCTCAACGCGAACATCGAGGCCTCCCGCGGCGGAACTGGCGGCGACGAAGACGGCGGGTTCGCGGTCGTCGCCGCGCAGGTCAAGGAACTGGCCGCCGACGCCAAGGAGACGGCCGAGGACATCGAGGAGCGCATCGAGTCGATCAGTTCTCAAACCCACGAGACGGCTGCCCAAATCGAGGGGACGGCGACGCGCATCGACGAGCACAGCGAGTCGATCGAGAACGCGGTGACGGCGCTCGACGAGATCGCCGAGTACGCCCAGCGGACGAACGACGGCGTTCAGGAGATCTCGGCGGCGACCGAGGAACAGGCGGCCTCGACCCAGGAGGCCGTGGCGATGGTCTCGAACGCAACCGAGATCTCCCAGGCGACCTCGAACGAGTCACAGCACGTCGCCGCCGCAGCCGAGGAACAGACCTCGGCGATTTCTGAAGTAACGACCTCCGCGAGTTCGCTCACCGACCAGGCGAGCCAGTTGAGCGCCGCCCTCGAGCGCTTCGAGACGAACGGTGCGAGCGTCGGGATCGACGGCCCTAGGGCTGGGGCCCTTCAGGACCCCGATACAGCCCACGCGTCGACCGCGTCGGACGAGCCGCTCGAGTTCGACGACGCGTCGGCAACGGAATCGACCGACGACTCGGCTGGTGACGAACCCGTGCAGGTGGGTGGAGACGGAGACGAAGACGGAGACGAACCCCTCGAGGACGCCGAGGATGAGCGCGAGACTGCGGACGACTCGGACCCCGACACCGAGGGGACGTTCACGTTCGGCGATACTAAATAG
- a CDS encoding ABC transporter substrate-binding protein — MTSSPRRAVLAAVGAGSLTALSGCLSDVREFVPSSDGQSQDETNRTIKLGVMQPLTGDLEAVGKPIRDAAILPAEQVADSIDADVDYSVADTAADQVTGVQRAVELVEAGYPMVNGPAASDVTLQATQQVLIPYRAVCCSPASTTPTITSLNDGGLVFRTALSDSLQAVVLAERAASDLGHDSAAVLYVNNDYGWQLSQAFTQSFETEHDGTVTNRVPFNPLEDEEDDRSYEDELESARADDPNLLVLIGYPLTGARILTDFYDAGGEEDVLVTEGMRDPTLHEAVDYSLDGIRGTAPLSAGPHADEFADLFTDAYDAEPGIFTAHAYDASAALLLANAYAGQNDGTAIRSAMYAVTSESGTIVTPESLADGLETAAAGEPVEYRGASSSVVFDTNGDTVDATFEYWEFDESADGGIASLDEVSLE; from the coding sequence ATGACTTCTTCCCCCAGGCGGGCAGTCCTCGCTGCCGTTGGTGCCGGCAGCCTGACCGCACTGTCCGGTTGTCTGAGTGACGTTCGCGAGTTCGTTCCCTCGAGCGACGGCCAGAGCCAGGACGAAACGAATCGAACGATCAAACTCGGCGTGATGCAACCACTGACGGGCGACCTCGAGGCGGTGGGGAAACCGATTCGGGACGCGGCGATCCTGCCCGCAGAACAGGTAGCCGATTCCATCGACGCGGACGTCGACTACAGCGTCGCCGACACCGCCGCCGATCAGGTGACCGGCGTCCAGCGGGCCGTCGAACTCGTCGAGGCGGGGTACCCGATGGTGAACGGACCGGCCGCTTCGGACGTCACGTTGCAGGCGACCCAACAGGTCTTGATTCCGTATCGGGCAGTCTGTTGCTCGCCGGCGAGTACGACCCCGACAATTACGTCGCTGAACGACGGGGGGCTGGTCTTTCGGACGGCGCTCTCGGACTCCCTGCAGGCGGTCGTCCTCGCCGAACGCGCCGCGAGCGACCTGGGCCACGACAGCGCGGCGGTCCTGTACGTCAACAACGACTACGGCTGGCAGTTGAGCCAGGCGTTCACCCAGTCGTTCGAGACGGAACACGACGGAACGGTGACGAACCGGGTGCCGTTCAATCCCCTCGAGGACGAGGAAGACGACCGATCGTACGAGGACGAACTCGAGTCCGCTCGAGCCGACGACCCGAATCTGCTGGTGCTCATCGGCTATCCGCTCACCGGTGCGCGTATCCTCACCGACTTCTACGATGCCGGCGGTGAGGAGGACGTGCTGGTGACCGAAGGGATGCGGGATCCGACGCTCCACGAGGCCGTCGACTACTCCCTCGACGGCATCCGCGGAACGGCGCCGCTGTCGGCCGGTCCCCACGCTGACGAGTTCGCCGACCTCTTCACGGACGCCTACGACGCCGAGCCGGGCATCTTCACCGCCCACGCCTACGACGCGTCGGCGGCGCTGTTGCTCGCGAACGCGTACGCCGGGCAGAACGATGGGACGGCCATCCGGAGCGCGATGTACGCCGTCACGAGCGAGTCCGGCACGATCGTCACCCCAGAGAGCCTCGCCGACGGCCTCGAGACGGCGGCTGCCGGAGAGCCGGTCGAGTACCGGGGCGCCTCGAGTTCGGTCGTCTTCGATACGAACGGCGATACGGTCGACGCGACCTTCGAGTACTGGGAGTTCGACGAGAGCGCGGACGGCGGCATCGCCAGTCTGGACGAGGTGAGTCTCGAATGA
- a CDS encoding MATE family efflux transporter produces MGASGSGAESSGRERLLSVWKRVLALAWPIMAEQTTRTLMRTVDIVVTGLFSPAAIAAIGLADLYARLPLRIGLGLGDGAIALSSQDTGSGATETRDEAITQAILLGAVAGVPFVLFGVLLSEYAIAVLGAESAVVAYGSVYLAIIMATAPARHVGIIAARALQGTGDTISPMVVNVFANVLNVTGSVVLGLGLFGAPRLEVVGVGLATAGANVFTALALLGILAGPWRESSLVRPTDWIIAKQLLAVSAPRIAEGLIATAIEFPFNSILLLISTEANAAYQIGRRVYQQISSPLSRGYHVAASIVVGQHLGEGDPDTARYDGWAIAGLGLATVGVIGLVLAVFAPRFVRIFTDDPETASHAVTFARAYGLSAPFLVVYVAIAGALQGASETIYPLLARSSGLFLFYLCFSYVAAISLEWGVLGVATGVFLYYLWALCVVSWAYLERDWAAKAARMMAERGSRSSE; encoded by the coding sequence ATGGGCGCGAGCGGCTCCGGAGCCGAGTCGTCGGGGCGCGAGCGACTGCTTTCGGTCTGGAAACGCGTCCTCGCGCTCGCGTGGCCGATCATGGCCGAGCAGACGACGCGGACGCTGATGCGGACCGTCGACATCGTCGTGACTGGCCTCTTTTCGCCGGCCGCCATCGCCGCTATCGGCCTCGCAGACCTCTACGCGCGCCTGCCGCTCCGGATCGGCCTCGGCCTCGGTGACGGCGCCATCGCGCTCTCGAGCCAGGACACCGGCAGCGGCGCAACCGAAACTCGCGACGAGGCGATCACCCAGGCGATCCTCCTCGGAGCCGTCGCCGGCGTCCCCTTCGTGCTCTTCGGCGTCCTCCTCAGTGAATACGCGATCGCGGTCCTCGGCGCCGAATCGGCGGTCGTGGCGTACGGCTCGGTGTACCTCGCGATCATTATGGCCACCGCGCCCGCCCGCCACGTCGGCATCATTGCCGCGAGAGCGCTGCAGGGAACCGGCGACACGATCTCGCCGATGGTCGTCAACGTCTTCGCCAACGTCCTCAACGTGACGGGGTCGGTCGTGCTGGGACTCGGCCTGTTCGGCGCCCCGCGCCTCGAGGTCGTCGGCGTCGGTCTCGCGACGGCCGGCGCCAACGTGTTCACGGCCCTGGCGTTGCTGGGAATACTTGCGGGTCCCTGGCGGGAGAGTTCGCTCGTCAGGCCGACCGACTGGATCATCGCGAAGCAACTGCTTGCAGTGAGCGCGCCGCGCATCGCCGAGGGCCTGATCGCGACCGCCATCGAGTTCCCGTTCAACTCGATCCTCCTCCTGATCAGCACGGAGGCCAACGCCGCCTACCAGATCGGCCGCCGGGTCTACCAGCAGATCTCGAGTCCCCTCTCCCGCGGCTATCACGTCGCCGCGAGCATCGTCGTCGGCCAGCACCTCGGGGAGGGCGATCCGGACACGGCCCGCTACGACGGCTGGGCGATCGCCGGCCTGGGGCTGGCGACGGTCGGCGTCATCGGGCTCGTCCTCGCGGTCTTCGCGCCCCGGTTCGTCCGGATCTTCACCGACGACCCGGAAACGGCGAGCCACGCCGTCACCTTCGCTCGAGCCTACGGCCTCAGCGCGCCGTTCCTCGTCGTCTACGTCGCCATCGCGGGCGCGCTCCAGGGCGCTAGCGAGACGATCTACCCCCTGCTGGCGCGCTCGAGCGGTCTCTTCCTGTTCTATCTCTGTTTCTCCTACGTCGCCGCCATCTCGCTCGAGTGGGGCGTCCTCGGCGTCGCGACCGGCGTTTTTCTGTACTACCTCTGGGCGCTGTGTGTCGTCTCCTGGGCGTACCTCGAGCGCGACTGGGCGGCCAAAGCGGCCCGGATGATGGCCGAGCGCGGCAGTCGCTCGAGCGAGTGA
- a CDS encoding DUF7269 family protein codes for MSRGPSTLGLLAGTALATGLLALGAGLLYRPATVLEAVPELEAALSTLNPTHLVLAFALVLLIVAPTITAAGRFRVDAPRPIDAGSTEPFADSRSLTDSSSRLAGAVYDDWIDRATAYDDEPRPVRDQARTELVEALRALAADAYATRAGLDRADALEAIRAGTWTDDRRAAAFLADEDGPSTPLSLWLFDLCSTADPFTRGLEHAIEAVEAIRERPVRAGIEGKRCEGSR; via the coding sequence GTGAGCCGTGGCCCGTCGACGCTCGGCCTGCTCGCCGGAACCGCCCTCGCGACCGGTCTGCTCGCACTCGGTGCAGGCCTGCTGTACCGCCCGGCGACGGTGCTCGAGGCGGTTCCCGAACTCGAGGCGGCGCTCTCGACGCTGAACCCGACCCACCTGGTGCTGGCGTTCGCGCTCGTCCTCCTGATCGTCGCCCCGACGATCACGGCCGCCGGTCGGTTCCGAGTCGACGCGCCGCGACCGATCGATGCGGGTTCGACAGAGCCGTTCGCCGACTCTCGCTCGCTGACCGATAGCTCGTCTCGACTCGCGGGCGCGGTCTACGACGACTGGATCGACCGCGCGACGGCGTACGACGACGAGCCTCGCCCGGTTCGCGACCAGGCCCGAACGGAACTCGTCGAGGCGCTTCGCGCGCTCGCCGCGGACGCCTACGCGACTCGCGCCGGACTGGACCGGGCGGACGCCCTCGAGGCAATCCGGGCAGGGACCTGGACCGACGACCGACGGGCGGCTGCCTTCCTCGCCGACGAGGACGGCCCGTCGACGCCGCTGTCGCTCTGGTTGTTCGACCTCTGCAGCACGGCCGATCCCTTCACGCGCGGGCTCGAGCACGCGATCGAAGCAGTCGAGGCGATTCGGGAGCGCCCTGTGAGAGCGGGGATCGAAGGCAAACGATGCGAGGGCTCGCGATGA
- a CDS encoding formyltetrahydrofolate deformylase has product MTTDLTEITVVGDDDTGLIANVTTLLFERGCNIEDLDQAVRDGVFRMNLAIDTSGMVCTEAKLRADLEDLGDDLGLDVQVRFPTDRDSQQIAVLVTKESHCLEALFEAWANDRLGADIGVVIGNHDTLEPLADHYDVPFHDVGTENGQQDEEHLLELLAEYDADLIVLARYMRILSPNVVFRYEDRIINVHPSLLPSFPGAEAYRQAIEEGVRVAGVTAHYVTTDLDQGPIITQRAFDVPDDADLAEMKARGQPLEAEALLEAVQLHLNGDVSVHRGRTTVRENGDAYQLGLPRELEDVTPDRPVDGITSALDD; this is encoded by the coding sequence ATGACAACCGATCTGACCGAAATCACGGTCGTCGGAGACGACGACACCGGACTGATCGCCAACGTCACGACGCTCCTGTTCGAGCGCGGGTGCAACATCGAGGACCTCGACCAGGCGGTTCGCGACGGCGTCTTCCGGATGAACCTCGCCATCGACACGTCGGGGATGGTCTGCACGGAGGCCAAACTCCGGGCGGACCTCGAGGACCTGGGCGACGACCTGGGTCTGGACGTCCAGGTCCGGTTCCCGACCGACCGCGACAGCCAGCAAATCGCCGTCCTCGTCACGAAGGAGAGCCACTGCCTCGAGGCACTGTTCGAGGCCTGGGCCAACGACCGACTGGGCGCCGACATCGGCGTCGTGATCGGCAACCACGACACCCTCGAGCCGCTGGCCGACCACTACGACGTGCCCTTCCACGACGTCGGGACGGAGAACGGCCAGCAGGACGAGGAACACCTCCTCGAGTTGCTCGCCGAGTACGACGCCGACCTGATCGTCCTCGCCCGGTACATGCGGATCCTGAGTCCGAACGTCGTGTTCCGCTACGAGGACCGCATCATCAACGTCCACCCCTCCCTGCTGCCGTCGTTCCCCGGCGCCGAAGCCTACCGGCAGGCAATCGAGGAAGGCGTCCGGGTCGCCGGCGTCACCGCCCACTACGTCACGACGGACCTCGACCAGGGACCGATCATCACCCAGCGGGCCTTCGACGTCCCCGACGATGCCGACCTCGCGGAGATGAAAGCCCGCGGACAGCCACTCGAGGCCGAGGCGCTGCTCGAGGCCGTCCAGCTCCACCTGAACGGCGACGTCTCGGTCCACCGCGGCCGGACGACGGTGCGAGAGAACGGCGACGCCTACCAGCTCGGGTTGCCCCGGGAACTCGAGGACGTGACGCCCGACCGCCCGGTCGACGGGATCACGAGCGCGCTCGACGACTGA
- a CDS encoding TRAM domain-containing protein, with the protein MADCPLADDCPSFTERISGMGCTHYGDRGGKEWCNHYNQPIQDLKTQPVKSGEEVVVDVVDMHESGAGVGRTEDGFIVMIDGVLPEARVKAEITRVHSNHARADVLERLPLEPEESDDESDDDDDANADGADADDEEDASERGGRRPQREQLGSRENFWGS; encoded by the coding sequence ATGGCGGACTGTCCACTCGCAGACGACTGCCCCAGCTTTACCGAGCGAATCAGCGGAATGGGGTGTACGCACTACGGCGACCGCGGCGGCAAAGAGTGGTGTAATCACTACAACCAGCCGATCCAGGACCTCAAGACCCAGCCGGTCAAATCCGGCGAGGAAGTGGTCGTCGACGTCGTCGACATGCACGAAAGCGGCGCCGGCGTCGGGCGAACTGAGGACGGCTTCATCGTCATGATCGACGGCGTCCTCCCGGAGGCCCGTGTCAAGGCCGAAATCACCCGCGTCCACAGCAACCACGCACGCGCTGACGTCCTCGAGCGATTGCCGCTCGAGCCCGAGGAGTCCGACGACGAAAGCGACGATGACGACGACGCGAACGCCGACGGGGCGGACGCCGACGACGAGGAAGACGCGTCCGAGCGGGGCGGGCGTCGCCCACAGCGCGAGCAACTCGGCAGTCGCGAGAACTTCTGGGGCTCCTGA
- a CDS encoding electron transfer flavoprotein subunit beta/FixA family protein, protein MKVLVPVKEVATVEDEFEIDGTTIDERYLGADLNEWDDYAIEEAVQLEEDGIVDEVVTVTIGDEETEQTIRQALAKGADRAIRVWDDTLEDVDLLDVGAKVAILEAIVEAEDPDLVLTGVQSGDDSFGATGVALAEAVGYQWGAVVNQLDLGAGDETASVHRELEGGIEELTEIDLPAVLTIQTGINEPRYASLRGIRMAQRKDLDHQTLADLGVEADAVAGDLRLTAMYEPESESDTTVFEGGADETAAALADLLREKGVAQ, encoded by the coding sequence ATGAAGGTACTCGTACCGGTCAAGGAGGTTGCAACCGTCGAAGACGAGTTCGAAATCGACGGGACGACCATCGACGAGCGGTATCTCGGCGCCGATCTCAACGAGTGGGACGACTACGCCATCGAGGAAGCCGTCCAGCTCGAGGAAGACGGCATCGTCGACGAGGTCGTCACCGTCACCATCGGCGACGAGGAGACCGAACAGACCATCCGCCAGGCGCTCGCGAAGGGCGCCGACCGCGCCATCCGCGTCTGGGACGACACCCTCGAGGACGTCGACCTCCTCGACGTCGGTGCGAAGGTCGCCATCCTCGAGGCGATCGTCGAAGCCGAGGATCCCGACCTCGTGCTGACGGGCGTCCAGTCGGGCGACGATAGCTTCGGCGCGACGGGCGTCGCCCTCGCGGAAGCCGTCGGCTACCAGTGGGGCGCCGTCGTCAACCAGCTCGACCTGGGGGCTGGCGACGAGACCGCCTCCGTCCACCGCGAGCTCGAGGGCGGGATCGAGGAACTGACCGAGATCGACCTCCCCGCCGTGCTCACGATCCAGACGGGGATCAACGAGCCTCGCTACGCCAGCCTCCGGGGCATCCGGATGGCCCAGCGCAAGGACCTCGACCACCAGACGCTCGCCGACCTCGGCGTCGAGGCCGACGCCGTCGCGGGCGACCTCCGACTGACCGCGATGTACGAGCCCGAGAGCGAGAGCGACACTACCGTCTTCGAGGGCGGCGCCGACGAGACGGCGGCAGCGTTAGCTGATCTCCTGCGGGAGAAGGGGGTGGCCCAATGA